The Impatiens glandulifera unplaced genomic scaffold, dImpGla2.1, whole genome shotgun sequence genome includes a region encoding these proteins:
- the LOC124917899 gene encoding phosphopantetheine adenylyltransferase-like, with the protein MRNVIDYIKVCNNNNFIMYLIVVVNNNHYDIVYQSGLLVQTEPIEDPYSPSIVDEKLEAIIVSKETLRGGLAVNKKRGEKGFSQLKVEVVDLVSEEGTTTGKKLSSSTLRRREAEKLEKDQQV; encoded by the exons ATGCGGAATGTAATAGATTACATTAAGGTTTGTAACAACAACAACTTTATTATGTATCTTATTGTTGTTgtaaataataatcattatgATATAGTCTATCAATCAGGGTTGTTAGTTCAGACTGAACCTATCGAAGACCCTTATAGTCCTTCAATTGTTGACGAAAAACTAGAAGCCATTATTGTGAG TAAGGAAACGCTACGAGGCGGGCTAGCTGTCAACAAGAAGAGAGGCGAAAAAGGTTTTTCCCAACTTAAGGTTGAAGTCGTTGATCTAGTGTCTGAAGAAGGAACAACAACGGGAAAGAAGCTGAGTTCTTCTACCCTAAGGAGGCGCGAAGCAGAAAAGCTTGAGAAAGATCAACAAGTATAA